CGGTGACGCGCGCGGCGATTTCTTCGCTGCGCTGCGCGACCTGATCGGTCTGCGACGCAATCGCCTCCTGAAAGGCGGCGAGATGGCCGGTGAGCGCGTCGGCGGTCTGGACGCTGTAGTCCGCGAGGCGCGTCGTCAGCTCCTCGTTGCGCTGCGCGAACACGCCTTCGAACTGCGCCACCTGATCGGCAAGCGCGGCCGTCGCCTGCGCGCCGCTTTCCGAAAGCCGGACGGCGATGCTCTCGCCCTGATGGGCGACGGCGGTCTCCAGCGCCGCGATGTTGTGCGAGATGTCCTCGATGACGCGTTCGCGTTGCTCGGACACGCTCGTCGCGACCTCCTCGGTCCGCGTCAGCAGCGTGGACTGGAATTCGGAGAGACGCTCGGTCAGCGTATTGGTCGTGCGATAGCCGTGTTCGGTCACGCGCGCCGCAAGCTCTTCGCCGCGCGCGGCGATCGCGCCCTCGAAAGCCGCAAGCCGCTCGTTCAGCGTCTCGGACAGGCGGTCGCTGTGTTCGGCGACGCGCTGCAGGGAGTCTTCGCTGTTGCGGCTGACGGCGTCCTCGAAAGCCGCGAGCCTGGCGCCGATCGTCTCGGACAGGCTGTCGCTGTGGTCGGCGACGCGCGTCAGCGCGCCGTCGCTGTTCCGGGCGACAGTTTCCTCGAAAGCGGCAAGCCGGGCGGCGAGCGCCTCGGACAGGCTGTCGCTGTGTTCGGCGACGCGCATCAGCGCGCCGTCGCTGTTTCGGGCGACAGTTTCCTCGAAAGCGGCAAGCCGGGCGGCGAGCGCCTCGGACAGGCTGTCGCTGTGTTCGGCGACGCGCATCAGCGCGCCATCGCTGTTTCGCGCGACGGATTCCTCAAAGGCGGCAAGCCGCGCGCCGAACGTCTCGTCGAACTCGGCGCCATGCGCGCTCACGCGGGTGATCATCTCTTCGCCGCGGTCGAGAACGCGGCGCTCGAAGTTCTCGATGCGGTCGGCGAGCGTCTCGCTGATCCGGTCGCTGTGCGAGCCGAGCGCGGACACCGCGTCGACCGCGATATTCGCAAAACGCTGCTCGACCAGCTCGGCCTGCTCGGAAAGCGCCGAGGCGGTCTCGTTGAGCGTGTTCGCCAGCGAGGCCTGCAGCGACTGGCTGCGCCGGTCGAAGTCTTCCTGCGCCTTGCCAGTGGCGTCGTCCATATAGCCGAGCAGACGGGATTCCGCCGTCTCGAAAACCGTCCGCGCCCGCTCCACCTGCTCCGCGACGCCCGTGGTGAGGCGTTCGGCGGTGGCGGCGAGCGAGGAGTCGAGCGCACCGCCGTGAACGGCGACGGCCTCGTGAATGGCGGCGCCCGTCTGCGCGAGGCGCTCGATCAACTGGTCGCCATGTTCGCCGACGGAGCCGGCGAATTGCGTGCTCACATCCTCCAAGCGCCCGACGATCGCCTCGCCGCGCGTGTTGAAATCGGCGACAGCGGCTTCGCCGGCCTTCTGTAGTCTCTCGCCGACCTCCGCCACGCCGTCCGAAAAGCGGCGACTCACGTCCTGCGTCGCCTCGCCGATCTTGCTGGCGACCTGATCGCCCGTTTCGGTGAGCACGCCGACCACGCGTCCGCCATGCGCGGCGAGCGTGGAGTCGAACTCATCGCCCGCCTTCTCCAGCGCAAGACGGATTTCTTCACCCTTCGAGCCCAGCGAGGAGGTGACGCGCGCGCCCGCGGCGCTCACCGCTTCGGCGAGATGCACGGAGGTCGCCGACAGTTCCTGCGAGAGCGAGTCGCGCGCGCCGTAAAGGGCGGTGCGGGCGTTGTCGGCGTTGACCAGTATGGCTTCGCGCTCGCGCGTCAGCTCGTCGATCAGCAGACGGATGCGGCGTTCGTTTTCGGTGTAGGAGCGCTCGAGATTGGTGACCTCGGTGCGCACGATCACTTCCAGCTCGCCGGCGCGCGCCAGCGCGCGCTCGATGCCGTCGCCCATCGAGGCCGCCTCGCGGCGGATCGCCTGCGAGAGCGACACCACCTGTTCGGTGGCGATGGTTTCCGGCTCGATCAGACGGATGGCGACTTCCGTCATCGAATTGGCGATCAGCCGCATCTCATGCGCGCGCCGCGCCATCAGGCCGGTGATGAAGAGAAAGATCGTCGGACCGACCAGCGCGGCGATCGCGAGAACCGGCCGCGGCGCCAGAAGCGAGCCGTCCACCTCCAGTATTTCGTCGCGATGAAAGTAGACATAGATGATCCAGCACGCCGCCCAGAGCGCGATGGAGCCGAAGGTCATCACCATGATCGAGCGATTGGGCTCGATCTGCAGCGCGGCCCGCAATTCGCCGACGGTGCGGCGGTCGTCATTGGCGGGCGCGATGGGCGGCGAGACGAGCGACGCGGGCTCGCGCGTTTCAACCTTGCGCGTCGCTTGCGCGACAGCGGGCTGGCTAACCGGCGCGGGCGCTTCCGTCTGGGGGCCTGCCGCCTTGGTCGCTTCCGTCTTTGCGTCGTCGGCTTCCGTCGCCGGCGCCGCGCCGAGATCGAGAGCTTCCTCGATCGCCGACAGAGCGGCAGAGGCTGCGTCCTGAATCTTGCCCGATTTCGCCATCGTCAACTTCTCCGAGCGGCGACCGTCGAGGTCGCCGCCGCGTGCTGCGCGCCAGTCGAGGGCGCGGAAAGGATTAACCAAATCTTACAGCCCCTCACCCCCAATTGAAACACAAGCGCCGCGCGTAATCGGAAACTTCGTTAACGGCGGCTTCAGGAAACGGCGCGACCCTACAGGCAGACGTCCCCTCGCCAGTCGCGGCCTGACAACTACATGTTGTTGTGAGCTCGGCTTTTTTCCCAAAAGAGCGAGAGGGCCAGGCGGAGTGTGGCATGGCGAACCTTGCGACTGTTGATATTCCTCGCGCGGAGCTTTCGGGGGCGTGCGAGGGGGAGGCTCCGATCCTCGATCTTGTGCATCTGTCGCGGCAGACTTTTGGCGATCATGCGCTGGAAATCGAGTTGCTCACGCTTTTTGAGCGTCAGGCGGCGCAGTTAGCGGTCCGACTCGCTCAGGCGCCCGGGCCGGGCGACTCAGCGAACCGCATGGAGCTTGCGCATATGGTGAAGGGCTCCGCGCGTTCCGTCGGCGCTCTGGCGGTCGCGGCGGCCGCGGAGGCCTATGAAACGGCGCTCCGCCACGGCGACGGCGCGCAGTCGCGGCTGTGCGCGGCGCTGGTGGCGGAAATCGAGGCGGCGCGGGCAGCGATTCTGGCCTTGCTGTGAGGGCGCGGGCCCCGAGGCGGCGCCCTAGAACGGCCCGACCGGGAAATATTTCAGATAAAGCTCGCCCAGCGTCCCACGCTGGTCGAGCCGGGCCAGCGCATAATCGAGCGCCCGGCGCAGCGGCTCATTGCCTTTCCGCACCGCAATGCCCACGCCCTCGCCGAAGAAGCGCGGGTCGGTGTAGGGGCCGTCCTTGAAGGCGCAGCAGCCGCCCGCCTCGGCGCCGTTCAGCCAGAAGGAGAGGCTGATCGCATCCCCGAAATGCGCGGAGACCTTGCCGGTCTTGAGCGCCTGACGCGCCAGCGCGGGCGTCTCGAAGGTCACGCGCTCGGCCGCCGGGTAGAAGGTCTTCAGGAAGGCCTCATGGCGCGAGCCGGCGACCACAGACACCTTGCGGTCGGCGATGGCCTCGGGGGTCGCGGCGGCGAGAGGCGTGTCCCGGAACATGACGAAGCGGCCGGGCGTCAGGAAATAGGGGGCCGTGAAATCCGCCTGCTTGCGGGTGTCGTCATTGATCGCCATGGCGGCGATGACCGCGTCCCCGCTGTTTTCGTTCAGCGCCGGAACCAGCAGGTCCCAGCTTCGCCGCTGGATCGTGCAGGTCAGTTCGAGTTCGGCGCAGATCGCGCGGGCGAGATCGACGTTGTAGCCGGCGAGCTGTCCGTCAGCGAGCAGGAAGTTGAAG
The DNA window shown above is from Methylocystis echinoides and carries:
- a CDS encoding Hpt domain-containing protein, which produces MANLATVDIPRAELSGACEGEAPILDLVHLSRQTFGDHALEIELLTLFERQAAQLAVRLAQAPGPGDSANRMELAHMVKGSARSVGALAVAAAAEAYETALRHGDGAQSRLCAALVAEIEAARAAILALL
- a CDS encoding transporter substrate-binding domain-containing protein; the encoded protein is MFRFRPRLVAACLLTAFVAYSASTLAGATIPSFFDPHHVPAKPDISRLRQIRFLTEDDFPPFNFLLADGQLAGYNVDLARAICAELELTCTIQRRSWDLLVPALNENSGDAVIAAMAINDDTRKQADFTAPYFLTPGRFVMFRDTPLAAATPEAIADRKVSVVAGSRHEAFLKTFYPAAERVTFETPALARQALKTGKVSAHFGDAISLSFWLNGAEAGGCCAFKDGPYTDPRFFGEGVGIAVRKGNEPLRRALDYALARLDQRGTLGELYLKYFPVGPF